One window of Pelmatolapia mariae isolate MD_Pm_ZW linkage group LG18, Pm_UMD_F_2, whole genome shotgun sequence genomic DNA carries:
- the LOC134617616 gene encoding tripartite motif-containing protein 16-like has protein sequence MNQMDQTKFCCSVCLDLLKDPVTIPCGHSYCMNCIKSFWDEEEKKKIYSCPQCRQTFTPRPLLVKNTMLADLVEELKKTGLQAAPADHCYAGPEDVACDVCTGRKMKAFKSCLFCLASYCEKHLQTHYDSPPFKKHKLMEPSKKLQENICSRHDEVMKMFCRTDQQSICYLCSVDEHKGHDTVSAAAERTERQRELEVSRQNIQQRIQDREKDVKLLQQEVEAINQSADQTVEHSEKIFTELIHLIQKRSSDVKQQIRSQQETEVSRVKELEEKLEQEITELKRKDAELKQLSHTEDHIQFLHNYPSLSALSESTDSSSINIRPLSYFEDVTAAVSEVRDKLQDILREEWTNISLTVTEVDVLLSDPPEPKTRAEFLKYSCEITLDPNTAHKQLLLSEGNRKATAVKQQQSYSDHPDRFTYWFQVLSRESLTGRCYWEVEWRGGGVNVAVAYKNISRKGLGNEFGFGHNDKSWSLDCNNNSYIFWYNKIQTRVSGPRSSRVGVYLDHRAGILSFYSVSETMTLLHRVQTTFTQPLYAGLTFYYTAVGDTAELIKVK, from the coding sequence atgaatcaaatggaccaaacaaaattctgctgttcagtctgtttggatctactgaaggatccggtgactattccctgtggacacagctactgcatgaaTTGTATTAAAAGCTTCTGGgatgaagaggaaaagaagaaaatctacagctgccctcagtgcagacagactTTCACACCGAGGCCTCTCCTGGTGAAAAACACCATGTTAGCAGATTtagtggaggagctgaagaagactggactccaagctgctcctgctgatcactgctatgctggacctgaagatgtggcctgtgatgtctgcactggaagaaaaatgaaagccttcaagtcctgtttattctgtctggcatcttactgtgagaaacaccttcAGACTCATTATGATTCACCTCCATTCAAGAAACACAAACTGATGGAgccctccaagaagctccaggagaacatctgctctcgtcatgatgaggtgatgaagatgttctgccgtactgatcagcagagtatctgttatctttgctctgtggatgaacataaaggccacgacacagtctcagctgcagcagaaaggactgagaggcagagagagctggaggtgagtcgacaaaacatccagcagagaatccaggacagagagaaagatgtgaagctgcttcaacaggaggtggaggccatcaatcagtctgctgatcaaacagtggagcacagtgagaagatcttcactgagctgatccatctcatccagaaaagaagctctgatgtgaagcagcagatcagatcccagcaggaaactgaagtgagtcgagtcaaagagcttgaggagaagctggagcaggagatcactgagctgaagaggaaagatgctgagctgaagcagctctcacacacagaggatcacatccagtttctacacaactacccctcactgtcagcactcagtgagtctacagactcatccagcatcaatatccgtcctctgagctactttgaggatgtgacagcagctgtgtcagaggtcagagataaactacaggacattctgagagaggaatggacaaacatctcactgacagtcactgaagtggatgttttactgtcagatccaccagagccaaagaccagagctgaattcttaaaatattcatgtgaaatcacactggatccaaacacagcacacaaacagctgttattatcagaggggaacagaaaagcaacagcagtgaaacaacaacagtcttattctgatcatccagacagattcactTATTGGTTTCAAgtcctgagtagagagagtctgactggacgttgttactgggaggtggagtggagaggggGAGGAGTTAATGTAGCAGTCGCATACAAGAATATCAGCAGAAAAGGATTGGGTAATGAATTCGGATTTGGACATAATGACAAATCTTGGTCATTAGATTGTAACAACAACAGTTATATATTTTGGTACAATAAAATCCAAACTCGTGTCTCAGGTCCTCGttcctccagagtaggagtgtacctggatcacagagcaggtattttgtccttctacagcgtctctgaaaccatgactctcctccacagagtccagaccacattcactcagccgctctatgctggactGACGTTTTACTACACTGCAGTTGGAGACACTGCTGAGTTGATTAAAGTGAAATAG